The Pseudomonas sp. IB20 region GGGGCAGTTCGTCCAGCCAGGCGCAGGGCACGCCCTGGTCCTTGAGGCTGCGCAGGCTCTTCAGCGCGCCCGGCGTGGCGTGGGAGTCCGGGGCGGGCGAATCGGTGCGCGCCTGGGAACCAAAATCCACCAGGCAGCCACTCAGGCCAAAGAGTACGGCAGTCAAAGAAGGGGCATTGGCGACGGCAATCTCGGCGTGAGGCATTTCTACATCCCTGAAATAGCAATGACGCTATCGAGGCGGGATGACAAGCGCATGACACTGAGGGGTTATTGTAGGAGTTTTGTGCATTTTTCGTATGTCGTTTCCTCGCAGCTGCCTAAACCAGCACTTCCGTCATATACTGACATCCTTATTCAGGGCATAGCGCCCATGACAGACCATTCAAGGAGCAAAAGCTATGCGCTGGAGCCACTACTTCGCTCAGCTATCTGTGTGTGCCACTGTCCTGTTGGCCCCGTTCGCGGCCCAGGCTGCGTCGGAAGACGACCCGTGGGAAAGCGTCAACCGCCCGATCTTCACCTTCAACGACACCGTTGATACCTACGCGCTCAAGCCAATTGCCCAGGGTTATCAGTTTGTCACCCCGCAATTTGTGCAAGACGGCGTGCACAACTTCTTCCGCAACATCGGCGATGTTGGCAACCTGGCCAACAACGTGCTGCAGCTCAAGCCGCACGCCGCCGGTGTGGACACTGCCCGCCTGCTGATGAACACCACCTTCGGCGTGCTGGGCTTTATTGATGTCGGCACCAAAATGGGGCTGCAGCGCAGCGATGAAGACTTCGGCCAGACCCTCGGTTACTGGGGCGTCGGCAGCGGTCCTTACGTGATGCTGCCGCTGCTGGGCCCAAGCACCTTGCGTGATGCGCCGTCCAAATACGTCGACAGCTACACCCAGCCGTACCGCTACATGAACGACATCGGCTGGCGTAACAGCACCTTCGGCCTGAACATTGTCGATACCCGTGCCAGCCTGCTCGACAGCGAGAAGCTGATCACCGGTGACAAGTACACCTTCATCCGTAACGCTTACTTGCAGAATCGTGAGTTCAAGGTCAAAGACGGCAAGGTCGTCGACGACTTTTAAGCTGTGACGTTTTGAAACGAAAAAAGGCGACCCAAGTGGTCGCCTTTTTTTGTGCGCGGTTTCAGCGCATTTTCAAGATCTTGAGGCCCAATTGCTGATCTGTATCTGTGGCCTTGGTCCATACCACTTCGGTATCTGCTTCCAGGCCCTTGAGAGCGGCGTGATCTGAATCGATCCGCACGGTCAGTTGGTCGCCCACCTGAAACTGGCGCGGCGCCTGGACCTGCATGCCAGAGCTGGAAAGGTCCACGCAGACCCCGGCAATCTCCTGCCCTGCGTGGATCAACGACACATCGGCATCCACTCGCATGCGGATGAAATCGCGTTTTTCGGCGTAGTCGCGCTCGTGTTCGCTCACGGGTTCCATCCTTACTTTGTGTTGTGGTCGTGAGTGTTCTTATAACTCCCAGTGATTTGCGGTGTAAAGACGCTTGGCGACCATCGGCATGAGCTTGAAACCCCTGACGGATGGGAGTACCGTCTGCGCCTTAGAAGGGCACCTCTGCTTTACCTTTGTGCATGGGCAAAATCCCAATGCTTTGTAGGACAGAGTGGCTAGAAAGCGAATCCAGTAAGTGCGCCCGGCCATTGTCGAGCCACCTACGCCAACCTAATTCTGGCGCCGTTTGCCCACATGCAAAAAACCAGTGCCACGCTGCTGATAATCGATGACGACGAAGTAGTGCGCGCGAGCCTCGCGGCCTATTTGGAAGACAGTGGCTTCAGCGTCCTGCAGGCCAGCAATGGCCAACAGGGTCTCCAGGTATTCGGGCGCGACAAGCCCGACCTTGTGATCTGCGATCTGCGCATGCCCCAGATGGGCGGCCTCGAACTGATCCGCCAGGTGACTGAGCTTGCCCCGCAGACGCCGGTGATTGTCGTGTCCGGTGCCGGCGTGATGAACGACGCCGTCGAGGCCTTGCGCCTGGGCGCCGCCGATTACCTGATCAAACCCCTGGAAGACCTGGCCGTGCTGGAGCACTCGGTGCGCCGCGCACTGGACCGTGCCCGCCTGCTGCTGGAAAACCAGCGCTACCGCGAAAAGCTCGAAACCGCCAACCGCGAACTCGAAGCCAGCCTCAACCTGCTCCAGGAAGACCAGAACGCCGGTCGCCAGGTGCAGATGAACATGCTGCCGGTCAGCCCCTGGACCATCGATGAGTTCAAGTTCGCTCACCAGATCATCCCGTCGTTGTACCTGTCGGGTGATTTTGTCGACTATTTCCGCGTCGACGAGCGGCGTGTCGCGTTCTACCTGGCCGACGTCTCCGGCCACGGTGCTTCATCTGCTTTTGTCACCGTGTTGTTGAAGTTCATGACCACACGGCTGTTGTTCGAATCCAAGCGCAATGGCACCTTGCCGGAGTTCACCCCCTCCGAGGTGCTGGGCCACATCAACCGAGGCCTGATCAGCTGTAAGCTGGGCAAGCACGTGACGATGGTCGGCGGCGTAATTGATGAAGAAACGGGTCTTTTGACCTACAGCATCGGCGGTCACCTGCCGATGCCGGTTTTATACACTCCAGACAGTGTGCGTTACCTGGAAGGGCGTGGTCTGCCGGTGGGCTTGTTCAATGAAGCCACCTACGAAGACCACATCCTGGAACTGCCGCCGACCTTCAGCCTCACGCTGATGTCCGACGGTATCCTGGACCTTCTTCCAGAGCCTACACTCAAAGAGAAAGAAGCCGCCTTGCCCCAAAAGGTCAAGTCGGCGGGCGGCAGCCTGGATGGCCTGCGGCAGGTTTTTGGATTGGCCACGCTAGGGGAGATGCCGGATGATATCGCCCTATTGGTGTTGAGCAGGAATCTTTGATGAGTACCGGAAGAATCCAATTCGCCGAGCAAGACGGGACCTTCGTCCTGAAGTTTGTCGGTGAAGTGCGCCTGACCTTGTGTTCGGCGCTGGATGCAACGATTGAGCGGATTTTCACAGCCCTGAATTTCTCGGCGATCGTGATCGATCTGACCGAAACCCGCAGCATCGACAGCACCACCCTGGGCCTGTTGGCCAAGTTGTCCATTCTGTCTCGGCAGAAGGTCGGACTGTTGCCGACTGTGGTCACCACCCACGAAGACATCACCCGTCTGCTGCAGTCCATGGGCTTTGATCAAGTGTTCAACATCGTTGACCGCCCGATCCCCTGCCCGGAATGCCTGACCGACCTGCCTTCGCAAGACCAGTCCGAAGAAGTGGTACGGATCAAGGTGCTCGAAGCGCACAAGATCCTGATGGGCCTGAACGAGTCCAACCGCGAAGCGTTCCATGACCTTGTGAACGCCCTAGAGCGCCACTAAGCCCCCGCTGCTGAGAACAACACAGTCAAATGTGGGAGCTGGCGCCGCCCCACAGTTGTACTGAGGTCGGCTTGAGACCAGCGAAAGGCACAAAAAAGGGCGGCACCCGCGAGGGTGCCGCCCTTTTTGTCGCCGACTGCCTTACAGCTTGGCAGTCAACAACGCTTCAAGCTTCTCCTGGTCCCGAGCAAACTGACGAATCCCCTCCGCCAGCTTCTCAGTCGCCATCGCATCCTCGTTGGATTCCCAACGGAACTGCGCTTCAGTCAAATGCACCCGCGCTTCACCGGCATGGCCTGGCGCCAACTTGCGCTCCAGCTTGCCTTCATCCGCCGCCAGCTTCTCCAGCAGGTCCGGGCTGATGGTCAGGCGATCACATCCGGCCAACTCTTCAATCTGGTTGAGGTTACGGAAGCTCGCACCCATCACCACGGTCTTGTAGCCATTGGCCTTGTAGTAGTTGTAGATGCGCGTTACCGACTGCACGCCTGGATCATCGGAACCGGTGTAGTCGTTGCCGTTGGCCTTTTTGTACCAATCGTAGATACGGCCCACGAACGGCGAAATCAGGAACACCCCAGCCTCGGCACAGGCCACAGCCTGGGCAAACGAGAACAGCAGGGTCAGGTTGGTCTGAATGCCTTCTTTCTCCAGCTTCTCCGCCGCGCGGATGCCTTCCCAGGTGGAGGCGATCTTGATCAGCACACGGTCACGGCCAACGCCGGCTTTGTCGTACAAGTCGATCAGACGGTGCGCACGCTTGAGAATGGCCGCTTCGTCGAACGACAGACGCGCATCCACCTCAGTGGAAATACGGCCCGGTACGACTTTAAGGATCTCTTGACCGACCGCCACCGCAAAACGGTCGCTGGCCAGGCCCACGTCACCATTGCAGTCCTTCACAGCCTCATCCAGCAGCTTGGCATAGCCTGGGATCGAAGCGGCCTTGAGCAGCAGGGAAGGGTTAGTGGTGGCGTCTTGCGGCTTGAGCTTGGCGAGGGTAGAAAAATCGCCGGTATCGGCTACAACGGTGGTGAATTGCTTGAGTTGTTCCAGCTTGGAAGTCATGGGCGTGCTCTGTCCTGTGGGTCTGATGACATTACCCGAGCGCCGGCAGGCGCTCAAGGGCGCAAATGCGTTCGATCGTTTGCGAGGGCAGCAACCTGAAAACAGCCGTTTGAATCACCGGCCGTGGTGCTAAATAGGAGACCAAAACCGCCGACAGGTTCCCCTTATATCGATCGTTCCCACGCTCCGCGTGGTAACGCCTCCTGGGACGCTCCGCGTCCCGCTACCAGCGCACGGCTCAAGTCCAGCGCAATAGTGACGCGGAGCGTCACGCCGTCCCTTATATCGATCGTTCCCACGCTCCGCGTGGTAACGCCTCCTGGGACGCTCCGCGTCCCGCTACCAGCGCACGGCTCAAGTCCAGCGCAATAGTGACGCGGAGCGTCACGCCCTGCATTCCCACGCAGAGCATGGGAACGATCAGTTGGGGGAACCGCCAACCCCAGCCACCCAATAAACCAACTGACACCCAACCGGCTAAATCACCGCCCCTCCAACAACTCCCCAGCCTGATCCAACAACGCCAACGGATCACTCGCCTTATGAATATCCACGGACAACATCTGCCGAAATTTCCGAGCCCCCGGAAACCCAGTCCCCAACCCCAACACATGCCGCGTAATGTGATGCATCGACCCACCACTGGCCAAATGCTCCGCAATATAAGGCCGCAACTGCGCCAACGCTTCCGCCCGACTAACCACCGGCGCCGAACTCCCAAACAACCGCTGATCCACCTCCGCCAGCAAATACGGATTGTGATAAGCCTCCCGCCCCAACATCACCCCATCAAACACCTGCAAATGCTCCTGGCACTGCGCAAGCGTCTTAATCCCACCGTTCAGCACAATCTCCAACTCCGGGAAATCCTGCTTCAACTGCGCCGCCACGTCATAGCGCAACGGCGGAATGTCGCGATTCTCCTTCGGCGACAACCCCTCAAGAATCGCAATCCGCGCATGCACCGTAAAACTGGTGCACCCGGCATCCCTCACCGTCCCGACGAAATCACACAACTCGGCATAACTGTCGCGCCCATTGATCCCAATACGATGCTTCACCGTCACCGGAATCGACACCGCATCACGCATCGCCTTCACGCAATCCGCCACCAATGCAGGGTGCGCCATCAGGATCGCGCCGATCATATTGTTCTGCACCCGGTCACTCGGGCAGCCAGCGTTCAAGTTCACTTCATCGTAGCCGGCGGCCTCAGCCATACGCGCACAGGCAGCCAGGTCAGCGGGGACACTGCCACCCAACTGCAGCGCAAGCGGGTGCTCGGCTTCGTTGTGGCGCAGGAAGCGGTCGTGGTCGCCGTGCAAGATCGCGCCGGTGGTGACCATCTCGGTGTAGAGCAGGGCGTGCTTGGAGAGCAGGCGCAGGAAGAACCGGCAGTGGCGGTCGGTCCAATCCATCATGGGGGCGACGGAGAAACGGCGGGAGAGGGGAGCGGTTTGTAAGGGCATTGGGGATCTGAGTTAGCGAGACGAATGGGGCGCAGTTTATCAGGGATGGGTCTTGGGTGTCGGGGAGGCGTGTTCCTCGCCATTCACCTGCCAGCTCATGGCCGCGACTCCACGAGATAACTTCACCGCCATCTACTTCTTTCGGCACAGCAGAACCTTGGGTACCACGGATCACAATGGTGTCGTATCGCGGTGTGGTAGCCTCTGCATTGCCGCCTTTGGGTTGATTCACTTGCATGGTGCTTCTCCTTTGGGTGGTCGGTGTCGAGGGGTTGCAGCCCCTCGACACCACCTTCTTACTGGCTTTCGCCGGTTGGGTTTTGCTTCCGCACCAGGTGCAGTAGCAGGTTTTCAAACTCGACAACTTCATCTGTTGCTGACTGCCATTCCAGGACTGCCTGTATTTGTTCTCGGCTGCACCCCAGCACTAGAAG contains the following coding sequences:
- a CDS encoding MlaA family lipoprotein, encoding MRWSHYFAQLSVCATVLLAPFAAQAASEDDPWESVNRPIFTFNDTVDTYALKPIAQGYQFVTPQFVQDGVHNFFRNIGDVGNLANNVLQLKPHAAGVDTARLLMNTTFGVLGFIDVGTKMGLQRSDEDFGQTLGYWGVGSGPYVMLPLLGPSTLRDAPSKYVDSYTQPYRYMNDIGWRNSTFGLNIVDTRASLLDSEKLITGDKYTFIRNAYLQNREFKVKDGKVVDDF
- a CDS encoding PilZ domain-containing protein gives rise to the protein MSEHERDYAEKRDFIRMRVDADVSLIHAGQEIAGVCVDLSSSGMQVQAPRQFQVGDQLTVRIDSDHAALKGLEADTEVVWTKATDTDQQLGLKILKMR
- the rssB gene encoding two-component system response regulator RssB, whose translation is MQKTSATLLIIDDDEVVRASLAAYLEDSGFSVLQASNGQQGLQVFGRDKPDLVICDLRMPQMGGLELIRQVTELAPQTPVIVVSGAGVMNDAVEALRLGAADYLIKPLEDLAVLEHSVRRALDRARLLLENQRYREKLETANRELEASLNLLQEDQNAGRQVQMNMLPVSPWTIDEFKFAHQIIPSLYLSGDFVDYFRVDERRVAFYLADVSGHGASSAFVTVLLKFMTTRLLFESKRNGTLPEFTPSEVLGHINRGLISCKLGKHVTMVGGVIDEETGLLTYSIGGHLPMPVLYTPDSVRYLEGRGLPVGLFNEATYEDHILELPPTFSLTLMSDGILDLLPEPTLKEKEAALPQKVKSAGGSLDGLRQVFGLATLGEMPDDIALLVLSRNL
- the rssC gene encoding anti-sigma factor antagonist RssC, which translates into the protein MSTGRIQFAEQDGTFVLKFVGEVRLTLCSALDATIERIFTALNFSAIVIDLTETRSIDSTTLGLLAKLSILSRQKVGLLPTVVTTHEDITRLLQSMGFDQVFNIVDRPIPCPECLTDLPSQDQSEEVVRIKVLEAHKILMGLNESNREAFHDLVNALERH
- the tal gene encoding transaldolase, whose protein sequence is MTSKLEQLKQFTTVVADTGDFSTLAKLKPQDATTNPSLLLKAASIPGYAKLLDEAVKDCNGDVGLASDRFAVAVGQEILKVVPGRISTEVDARLSFDEAAILKRAHRLIDLYDKAGVGRDRVLIKIASTWEGIRAAEKLEKEGIQTNLTLLFSFAQAVACAEAGVFLISPFVGRIYDWYKKANGNDYTGSDDPGVQSVTRIYNYYKANGYKTVVMGASFRNLNQIEELAGCDRLTISPDLLEKLAADEGKLERKLAPGHAGEARVHLTEAQFRWESNEDAMATEKLAEGIRQFARDQEKLEALLTAKL
- the dusA gene encoding tRNA dihydrouridine(20/20a) synthase DusA, translated to MPLQTAPLSRRFSVAPMMDWTDRHCRFFLRLLSKHALLYTEMVTTGAILHGDHDRFLRHNEAEHPLALQLGGSVPADLAACARMAEAAGYDEVNLNAGCPSDRVQNNMIGAILMAHPALVADCVKAMRDAVSIPVTVKHRIGINGRDSYAELCDFVGTVRDAGCTSFTVHARIAILEGLSPKENRDIPPLRYDVAAQLKQDFPELEIVLNGGIKTLAQCQEHLQVFDGVMLGREAYHNPYLLAEVDQRLFGSSAPVVSRAEALAQLRPYIAEHLASGGSMHHITRHVLGLGTGFPGARKFRQMLSVDIHKASDPLALLDQAGELLEGR